In Flavobacterium sp. N1736, the following are encoded in one genomic region:
- a CDS encoding type 1 glutamine amidotransferase domain-containing protein produces the protein MKKRILIIVSNANTIGPNNRRTGNFLPEVAHPYAEFDRANYQIDFASLTGDTPYLDALNLANDPDNLAFLIGKGWETMQKAVKLSNVDVSNYDAIFVPGGLAPMVDMPENELLKKVIKETYERNAVVGAVCHGPVSLLNVKLSNGSYLVNGKNITSFTDEEERGYAIADVPFLLETALTEQGAKFHAAAVWSAHSIADGNLVTGQNPASAKGVAEKMIAVLEAKK, from the coding sequence ATGAAAAAGAGAATCTTAATTATTGTATCCAATGCCAATACAATTGGACCAAACAACAGAAGAACAGGAAATTTTCTTCCTGAAGTAGCGCACCCTTATGCTGAATTTGACAGAGCCAATTACCAAATAGACTTTGCCAGCTTAACCGGAGATACACCTTATTTAGACGCGCTTAATTTGGCAAATGATCCTGATAATCTTGCTTTTTTAATAGGTAAAGGTTGGGAAACTATGCAAAAAGCTGTTAAATTATCAAACGTTGATGTTAGTAATTATGATGCCATTTTTGTTCCCGGCGGATTAGCACCAATGGTTGATATGCCGGAAAATGAACTTTTGAAAAAAGTGATTAAAGAAACCTACGAACGAAATGCAGTTGTTGGAGCTGTTTGTCACGGTCCTGTATCATTATTAAATGTAAAATTAAGCAACGGATCTTATTTGGTAAATGGTAAAAACATCACATCATTTACAGACGAAGAAGAAAGAGGCTACGCTATTGCCGATGTGCCTTTCTTGCTCGAAACTGCACTAACAGAACAAGGCGCAAAATTTCACGCCGCAGCCGTATGGTCAGCGCACAGTATTGCAGATGGTAATTTGGTTACAGGTCAAAATCCTGCTTCCGCAAAAGGTGTAGCCGAGAAAATGATTGCTGTTTTAGAAGCTAAAAAGTAA
- the xylA gene encoding xylose isomerase gives MVVLGDKEYYKGIGRINFEGKDSDNPLAFRYYNPEQIVAGKTMQEHFKFAVAYWHSFGGNGADLFGPATQNFTWNEFKEPIQAAKNRADAAFEFISKMGFDYFCFHDYDLVQEGQNFIQSELRLATMTEYIKEKKAASGIKVLWGSANCFSNPRYMNGAATNPDFKVLARAAAQVKLALDTTIALDGENYVFWGAREGYLSLLNTDMKRELDHMGQFLAKARDYARGQGFKGNFLIEPKPMEPSKHQYDFDCATTISFLRQYGLEKDFKINIEVNHATLAQHTFEHELEVAAMSGMLGSIDANRGDQLSGWDTSQFPNNIQDVTEAMLVFLKAGGLQGGGVNFDAKIRRNSTDIEDLFLAHIGGADIFARALLTADKIITSSPYESLREQRYSSFDSGKGKEFEEGKLNFKDLYDIAKENGEIELQSGKQELFENIINRYI, from the coding sequence ATGGTAGTTTTAGGAGATAAAGAATATTACAAAGGAATTGGCAGGATTAATTTTGAAGGAAAAGATTCAGATAATCCATTAGCGTTTCGATACTATAATCCGGAGCAGATTGTAGCAGGAAAAACAATGCAGGAGCATTTTAAATTTGCAGTGGCATATTGGCACAGCTTTGGGGGCAACGGAGCCGATCTTTTTGGTCCGGCAACCCAAAATTTTACCTGGAATGAATTTAAAGAGCCCATTCAGGCGGCGAAAAACAGGGCAGATGCTGCATTTGAATTTATAAGTAAAATGGGATTTGATTATTTCTGTTTTCATGATTATGATCTGGTTCAGGAAGGACAAAATTTTATACAGTCAGAGTTGCGATTGGCGACAATGACCGAATATATAAAAGAAAAAAAAGCTGCTTCGGGAATTAAGGTTTTGTGGGGAAGCGCCAATTGCTTTTCTAATCCGCGTTATATGAACGGAGCCGCAACAAATCCTGATTTTAAAGTATTGGCAAGAGCCGCGGCTCAGGTAAAATTAGCTTTAGATACCACAATTGCTTTAGATGGTGAAAATTATGTTTTTTGGGGAGCACGTGAGGGATATTTAAGTTTACTGAATACAGATATGAAGCGCGAGCTGGATCATATGGGACAATTTTTAGCCAAAGCCAGAGATTATGCCAGAGGACAAGGCTTTAAAGGAAACTTTTTAATTGAGCCAAAACCAATGGAACCGTCCAAACATCAATATGATTTTGATTGTGCTACAACGATTAGCTTTTTGCGTCAATATGGTTTAGAAAAAGATTTTAAAATAAATATCGAAGTAAATCACGCCACATTAGCACAGCACACTTTTGAGCATGAACTTGAAGTAGCCGCCATGTCCGGAATGTTGGGCAGTATTGATGCCAATAGGGGAGATCAGCTTAGTGGCTGGGATACAAGCCAGTTTCCAAACAACATTCAGGATGTTACAGAAGCGATGTTGGTTTTTCTAAAAGCCGGAGGTCTTCAGGGCGGCGGCGTAAATTTTGATGCTAAAATAAGGCGAAATTCTACCGATATCGAGGATCTTTTTCTGGCACATATTGGCGGAGCGGATATCTTTGCAAGAGCTTTATTGACTGCAGATAAAATTATAACATCTTCACCTTATGAAAGTCTGCGAGAACAACGTTACAGCTCTTTTGACAGTGGAAAAGGAAAAGAATTTGAAGAAGGAAAATTAAACTTTAAAGATCTCTATGATATTGCAAAAGAAAATGGCGAGATCGAATTACAAAGCGGAAAACAAGAACTTTTTGAGAATATTATAAACCGATATATATAA
- a CDS encoding DUF5074 domain-containing protein — MKKNYFLILMLLFAFFTNAQVKVQGIFRDDIYQKTAKNQQHKKANTTTFDDIEYWVGTGSNQAAFAVQWNDGKTSDALIWGFRWDGVATGEDMMKAILQADHRLFSLLYQNVPGGLGTAIGGLGFDLDGANTNGLYKDANVTYPYYPVNGIVNTTAYDFDNYTAIDTDDHWQSGWLNNGYWSYWVKDPANDDFGYSGWGASSRVLENGSWDVWNYNLAFEESPIVETFTPVTPYAAATVFTSGFFMVNEEWFGHTNGSVNFVNNDGTVNYRVYSTANSSQAFGATTQYGTIYGDKFYFISKQAKDGGDTNYTPGGRLVVANAQNMEKIAGFDNIGGGDGRSFIGVNENTGYIGASNGVYLFDIANMKVGNLITGTGGGSQYSGQIGNMIRTSQYVFAVKQTAGILVIDPNTNTLVKTISGAFHSVVQAKDGTVWGIQNQKLINIDATTFALTEYAIPTTKYLGSWGAWNAGSFSASNQQNALYWINSINSFNSGIQIIKFDVTTKTFNENFAVIPGQTGTYKQIPYGAGLRIDPISDQLILNTTESGFGAHYQKNWIHTFNNTGTLINTKTLDDYYWFPAIAVFPDNALPVVNSTLPSEVSVSGATAINLKNVVSDTDNLSSAIVKTVKSNSDTAVVSAIINTNEELILTPQTSGESTVVVSFNSNGKSVEKAITVKATVNLGIGDFNKLELGIYPNPVSDILNIITEDEVVNVTVYDISGKSIHTKVSNNQVDVSNFAKGMYIINIVTDKAKYTQKFIKK, encoded by the coding sequence ATGAAAAAAAATTACTTTTTAATATTGATGTTACTTTTTGCATTTTTTACGAATGCACAAGTAAAAGTACAAGGCATTTTTAGGGATGATATTTACCAAAAAACGGCTAAAAATCAGCAGCATAAAAAGGCAAATACCACAACTTTTGATGATATTGAGTATTGGGTTGGTACAGGTTCTAATCAGGCGGCGTTTGCTGTACAATGGAATGACGGCAAAACTTCTGATGCTTTAATCTGGGGTTTTAGATGGGATGGTGTAGCAACCGGCGAAGATATGATGAAAGCAATATTACAAGCAGATCATCGCCTTTTTTCGTTGCTTTATCAAAATGTGCCGGGTGGTTTAGGAACTGCAATTGGCGGATTAGGTTTTGATTTGGATGGTGCAAACACAAACGGACTTTATAAAGATGCAAACGTAACGTATCCGTATTATCCGGTAAATGGTATTGTTAATACAACTGCTTACGATTTTGACAATTACACAGCTATAGATACTGATGATCATTGGCAATCAGGCTGGTTAAATAACGGATATTGGTCGTATTGGGTAAAAGATCCTGCTAATGACGATTTTGGTTATTCGGGCTGGGGAGCAAGCAGCCGTGTTTTAGAAAACGGTTCCTGGGATGTTTGGAATTATAATCTGGCATTTGAAGAATCTCCAATTGTAGAAACATTTACGCCTGTAACGCCTTATGCAGCAGCAACAGTATTTACCAGCGGATTTTTTATGGTAAATGAAGAATGGTTTGGTCACACAAACGGATCTGTGAATTTTGTTAATAATGATGGTACTGTTAATTACAGAGTTTACAGTACTGCAAATAGTAGTCAGGCATTTGGGGCAACTACACAATACGGAACCATTTACGGAGATAAATTTTATTTTATTTCAAAACAGGCAAAAGACGGCGGAGACACCAATTATACTCCCGGTGGAAGATTGGTTGTTGCCAATGCACAAAACATGGAAAAAATTGCCGGATTTGATAATATCGGCGGCGGTGACGGACGTTCTTTTATAGGCGTTAATGAAAACACAGGTTATATTGGTGCTTCAAACGGAGTTTATCTATTTGATATTGCCAATATGAAAGTAGGAAATCTTATAACAGGAACTGGCGGCGGAAGCCAGTATTCCGGACAAATAGGGAATATGATTCGTACGTCTCAATATGTATTTGCCGTAAAACAAACTGCCGGAATTTTGGTAATTGATCCAAATACAAATACGTTGGTAAAAACTATTTCGGGTGCATTTCATTCCGTTGTTCAGGCAAAAGACGGAACTGTTTGGGGAATTCAGAATCAAAAGTTAATTAATATTGACGCCACAACATTTGCTCTTACAGAATATGCAATTCCTACTACCAAATATTTAGGTTCATGGGGCGCTTGGAATGCAGGAAGTTTTAGTGCAAGTAATCAGCAAAATGCTTTATACTGGATTAATTCAATAAATAGTTTTAATTCAGGAATTCAAATTATAAAATTTGATGTTACCACAAAAACATTCAATGAAAATTTTGCAGTAATTCCGGGACAAACAGGAACTTACAAACAAATTCCTTACGGAGCGGGATTACGTATTGATCCCATTTCAGATCAGTTAATTCTAAATACAACAGAAAGCGGATTTGGAGCGCATTATCAAAAAAACTGGATTCATACTTTTAATAATACAGGAACTTTAATCAACACTAAAACGTTAGATGATTATTACTGGTTTCCCGCCATCGCGGTTTTTCCGGATAATGCTTTACCGGTTGTAAATAGTACATTACCATCAGAAGTTTCAGTAAGCGGCGCAACAGCAATCAACTTAAAAAATGTTGTTTCAGATACAGATAATCTATCGTCGGCAATTGTAAAAACGGTAAAATCAAATAGCGATACAGCAGTCGTTTCAGCAATAATAAATACCAATGAAGAACTGATTTTAACGCCTCAAACTTCCGGCGAATCAACCGTTGTAGTAAGTTTTAATTCTAATGGTAAATCAGTCGAAAAAGCTATTACAGTAAAAGCAACTGTTAACCTCGGAATTGGCGATTTCAATAAACTGGAACTTGGAATTTACCCGAATCCGGTATCTGATATTCTGAATATTATAACAGAAGATGAAGTTGTAAATGTAACCGTTTATGATATTTCAGGAAAATCAATCCATACAAAAGTTAGCAATAACCAAGTTGACGTTAGTAATTTCGCAAAAGGAATGTACATCATTAATATCGTGACAGATAAAGCAAAATACACACAAAAATTTATTAAGAAATAA
- a CDS encoding Crp/Fnr family transcriptional regulator, translated as MLKKDCNNTFEPLLNYLELFQKIPAEDKKSIEQSLEYRTVKEGEVLLEEGKIANEIFFVCKGVLKIASITDKGNEVVHFFFGEDQFCTILKSFTENIHSTDRIQAACHAEVIVLQRNKLDSLYVDLPYFKKMLDTIFQQALLHKVELRNFYLGEDATSRYQKFIVRQSNIASRVSQTDIASYLGIAKQSLSRIKKIRSNLLFNNC; from the coding sequence ATGCTTAAAAAAGACTGTAATAATACGTTTGAACCGCTTCTTAATTATTTAGAACTTTTTCAAAAAATACCTGCGGAAGATAAAAAAAGTATTGAACAAAGTTTAGAATACAGAACTGTAAAAGAAGGTGAGGTTTTACTTGAAGAAGGAAAAATTGCAAACGAAATATTTTTTGTTTGCAAAGGTGTATTAAAAATAGCGAGTATTACTGATAAAGGAAATGAAGTTGTTCATTTCTTTTTTGGTGAAGATCAGTTTTGTACTATTTTAAAAAGCTTTACAGAAAATATCCATTCAACAGATCGAATTCAGGCAGCTTGTCATGCAGAAGTAATTGTTTTACAAAGAAATAAACTAGATTCTTTGTATGTTGATTTACCTTATTTTAAAAAAATGTTGGATACTATATTTCAACAGGCTTTGCTTCATAAAGTAGAATTGCGCAATTTTTATCTTGGTGAAGATGCTACTTCACGTTATCAAAAATTTATTGTGCGACAATCCAATATCGCATCGAGAGTTTCACAAACTGATATTGCCTCTTATCTTGGCATCGCAAAACAATCTTTAAGCAGAATTAAAAAAATACGCTCTAATTTGCTTTTTAACAATTGTTAA
- a CDS encoding SDR family oxidoreductase, with protein sequence MENLKGKKVVIIGGSSGIGLATAKSVVSKGGNVIIVSSNQNRIDKALEKLGAENIGYAVDVTNEIQVKNLFEKIGSFDHLVFTAGENLILSNVADITLEDAKNYFNIRYWGAFTAVKYAAPFIKSTGSIVLTSGIASNRPNKGWALGASICAAMEGFTRAMAMELAPIRVNIVSPGVVKTELWGGMSQSDREAMYTTIGNALPLKRVGEAEDIAKTFVYLLEQEYGTGQTLIIDGGTSLV encoded by the coding sequence ATGGAAAATCTAAAAGGCAAAAAAGTAGTAATTATTGGCGGAAGTTCAGGAATTGGTCTGGCTACGGCAAAATCTGTTGTTTCAAAAGGCGGCAATGTAATCATTGTTTCAAGTAATCAAAACCGAATAGATAAAGCTTTGGAAAAATTAGGAGCTGAAAATATTGGATATGCGGTTGATGTAACGAATGAAATACAGGTGAAAAACCTATTTGAAAAAATTGGTTCATTTGATCATTTGGTTTTTACAGCCGGAGAAAATCTTATTCTTTCAAATGTTGCGGATATTACTTTAGAAGATGCTAAAAATTATTTTAATATCCGTTATTGGGGCGCTTTTACAGCTGTAAAATATGCTGCGCCATTTATCAAATCTACAGGTTCTATTGTCTTAACGAGTGGTATTGCAAGTAACAGACCTAATAAAGGATGGGCATTAGGAGCAAGTATTTGTGCTGCTATGGAAGGTTTTACAAGAGCAATGGCAATGGAACTTGCGCCAATACGAGTAAATATTGTTTCTCCCGGAGTTGTAAAAACAGAACTTTGGGGCGGTATGTCACAAAGCGACAGAGAAGCAATGTATACCACCATTGGAAATGCATTACCGTTAAAACGTGTAGGTGAAGCAGAAGATATTGCTAAAACATTTGTGTATTTATTAGAACAGGAATATGGAACGGGGCAAACATTAATTATTGATGGCGGTACTTCTTTGGTGTAG
- a CDS encoding aldehyde dehydrogenase family protein — protein MEKTAKIIFPYDQSIVKELPLISKNDIEKILNTAQNLFDDQSNWLPAYKRIEILEKAASIMNDRSEELIHLAISEGGKPYKDSKAEIFRAIKGVKLAAEHIAQIKGEQIPMGLTDASLNRIAFTSKEPIGVVVAVSAFNHPLNLAVHQIATAIAAGCPVVFKPSSNTPLSGLALADILKEAGLPSGWLQVVLCDNETSELLVTDSRINFLTFIGSAKVGWYLKSKLPPGTRCALEHGGAAPVIVESDADFSEMIPDLVKGGFYHAGQVCVSVQKVYVNEEICDRFVEEFSEATKKLIVGNPFDETTDVGSLITPKELIRVEEWVNEAIKKGAKLITGGKRISETCFEPTVLFNPSEDSKVSTNEIFGPVVCIYSYTNREEAIKRANALDVHFQAAVFTKNIDIALETAKKLNATAVMINDHTAFRVDWMPFGGRDSSGIGMGGISYTINEMTREKLTVFKSKNI, from the coding sequence ATGGAAAAGACTGCAAAAATAATATTCCCATACGATCAGAGTATAGTAAAAGAACTGCCGTTAATCAGCAAAAATGATATTGAGAAAATATTAAATACTGCCCAAAATTTATTTGACGATCAATCGAATTGGCTTCCGGCTTATAAAAGAATTGAGATACTCGAAAAAGCAGCTTCAATAATGAATGACAGGAGCGAAGAACTAATACATTTGGCTATAAGCGAAGGCGGAAAACCGTATAAAGATTCAAAAGCAGAAATATTCAGAGCAATAAAAGGAGTAAAGCTTGCTGCGGAACATATCGCACAAATAAAAGGCGAACAAATCCCGATGGGACTTACAGATGCTTCGTTAAACAGGATTGCGTTTACTTCAAAAGAACCTATTGGTGTTGTTGTCGCTGTTAGTGCTTTCAATCATCCGTTAAATTTGGCTGTGCATCAAATTGCTACAGCTATTGCGGCAGGTTGTCCGGTTGTATTTAAACCGTCGAGCAATACGCCATTATCCGGTCTTGCACTTGCAGATATTTTAAAAGAAGCAGGTTTGCCTTCGGGATGGCTTCAGGTTGTACTTTGTGATAATGAAACATCAGAATTACTGGTGACAGATTCAAGAATAAATTTTCTCACTTTTATTGGATCTGCAAAAGTAGGCTGGTATTTAAAAAGCAAATTACCTCCGGGAACAAGATGTGCCTTAGAACATGGCGGAGCTGCACCCGTAATTGTTGAAAGTGATGCTGATTTTAGCGAAATGATTCCTGATTTGGTAAAAGGAGGTTTTTATCACGCGGGTCAGGTTTGTGTTTCGGTTCAGAAAGTGTATGTAAACGAGGAAATTTGTGATCGTTTTGTTGAGGAGTTTTCTGAGGCAACAAAAAAACTAATTGTCGGAAACCCATTTGATGAAACAACAGATGTAGGTTCACTTATTACACCAAAAGAATTGATTCGTGTCGAAGAATGGGTTAATGAAGCGATTAAAAAAGGCGCTAAACTAATTACCGGTGGAAAAAGAATTTCAGAAACTTGTTTTGAACCCACCGTTTTGTTCAATCCATCAGAAGATTCTAAAGTATCAACCAATGAAATTTTTGGACCCGTAGTATGTATTTATTCTTATACAAATAGGGAAGAAGCCATAAAAAGAGCAAACGCCTTAGATGTTCATTTTCAGGCAGCTGTATTTACAAAAAATATAGATATTGCTTTGGAAACTGCAAAAAAATTAAATGCTACGGCTGTAATGATTAATGATCATACGGCGTTTAGAGTCGATTGGATGCCGTTTGGCGGAAGAGATTCTTCGGGAATAGGAATGGGTGGAATCTCATACACGATAAACGAAATGACAAGAGAAAAATTAACCGTTTTTAAAAGCAAGAATATATAA
- a CDS encoding FAD-dependent oxidoreductase, with protein sequence MEKVENERTSWAICPECQGQGKKSQRLSKKVRLHYQIALDQFQIKNEGTPPVRPKAHLNSCLKCSGSGLLSSDNPPIADTENYPHVAIIGAGIGGVALAVACLHRGIPFTIYERDNNFNARSQGYGLTLQQASKAIEGLGIFSLEEGVISTKHIVHTTEGKVIGEWGIRKWMQSDLKTSPRRTNIHIARQSLRLALLEQLGRHDTVQWGHQLVDFKQSDNEDIDLRFEVNGEIKNAKADLVVGADGIRSSVRKLLIGEDVTPLRYLDCIVILGICPLNALEDVSSSLLDSATVFQTANGNERIYIMPFTSDSVMWQLSFPMPENEAKMLSAKGPQALKEEACRRTQWHDPIPQILAATLETQISGYPVYDRELLESDLLEKGGKITLIGDAAHPMSPFKGQGANQALLDALTLARGISKGCKPLSQWKKAGLRERVLTEFESEMLKRSAVKVKDSAEAAQFLHSEIVLREGDEPRGRYLKKKDSE encoded by the coding sequence TTGGAAAAAGTGGAAAATGAAAGAACAAGCTGGGCTATTTGTCCGGAATGTCAGGGACAAGGCAAAAAAAGTCAACGGCTTAGCAAAAAAGTACGGCTTCACTATCAAATCGCGCTTGATCAATTTCAAATAAAGAACGAAGGAACACCTCCCGTTCGTCCTAAAGCGCACTTAAATTCGTGTTTGAAATGTTCAGGATCAGGATTGCTTTCTTCTGATAATCCTCCAATTGCCGATACCGAAAATTACCCGCACGTAGCTATTATTGGTGCCGGAATAGGTGGCGTTGCTCTTGCTGTGGCTTGTTTACACCGCGGAATTCCTTTTACAATTTATGAACGTGACAATAACTTTAACGCCCGATCTCAAGGCTACGGACTTACTTTGCAGCAAGCCAGTAAAGCAATTGAAGGATTGGGGATTTTCTCACTTGAAGAAGGTGTTATCTCAACAAAACATATCGTTCATACTACCGAAGGAAAAGTGATTGGCGAATGGGGAATCAGAAAATGGATGCAGTCTGATTTGAAAACTTCGCCCAGGCGCACAAACATTCATATCGCGCGACAATCTTTGCGTTTAGCTTTGCTGGAACAACTGGGCAGACATGATACTGTACAATGGGGACATCAATTAGTAGATTTTAAGCAATCTGATAATGAAGATATTGATTTACGTTTTGAAGTTAACGGCGAAATTAAAAACGCTAAAGCAGATCTTGTAGTTGGCGCTGATGGAATTCGCAGTTCTGTACGTAAATTATTAATTGGTGAAGATGTTACGCCTTTACGTTATCTCGATTGTATTGTAATATTAGGGATTTGCCCGTTAAATGCTCTCGAAGATGTTAGTAGTTCTTTATTAGATTCAGCGACGGTATTTCAAACTGCAAATGGCAATGAACGAATCTATATCATGCCTTTTACATCAGATTCTGTCATGTGGCAGCTTAGTTTTCCGATGCCTGAAAATGAGGCAAAAATGTTGAGTGCAAAAGGACCTCAGGCACTTAAAGAAGAAGCTTGCCGCAGAACGCAGTGGCACGATCCAATTCCTCAGATATTAGCCGCGACTTTAGAAACTCAGATTTCAGGATATCCTGTATATGACCGCGAATTACTCGAGTCTGATTTGTTGGAGAAAGGCGGGAAAATAACGCTTATCGGCGATGCGGCTCACCCAATGAGTCCGTTTAAAGGGCAAGGTGCAAATCAGGCACTTTTGGATGCGCTTACGCTGGCTCGCGGAATTTCAAAAGGATGCAAACCTTTATCGCAATGGAAAAAAGCCGGATTAAGAGAACGTGTATTAACCGAATTTGAGTCAGAAATGCTAAAACGCAGCGCTGTAAAAGTAAAAGATTCAGCAGAAGCCGCACAGTTTCTACATTCTGAAATTGTTCTTCGTGAAGGCGATGAACCAAGAGGGCGTTATTTAAAGAAAAAAGATTCTGAATAA
- a CDS encoding Crp/Fnr family transcriptional regulator — MEKLRKHIEEIIPINDEEFESIKPFFTIRKVLKNQYLVQQGDDAKYEYIIMSGIFRVFYLDEDGKEHIVQFATENWWMSDYISYFNQKPANMYVVCMEAGEVLCLTLEGREQLSVALHKMEHFFRIKLTKGFIALQQRIISLLSNKPQQRYKEFAALYPDLMQKIPKKYIAEYLGVSRETLSRLYSHNK, encoded by the coding sequence ATGGAAAAGCTTAGAAAACATATTGAAGAAATAATACCTATTAATGATGAAGAGTTTGAGTCGATTAAACCCTTTTTCACGATAAGAAAGGTATTAAAAAATCAATATTTAGTTCAGCAAGGAGATGATGCAAAATATGAATACATCATTATGAGCGGTATTTTCAGGGTTTTTTATCTTGATGAAGACGGAAAAGAGCACATCGTACAATTCGCTACCGAAAATTGGTGGATGTCTGATTACATTTCTTATTTCAACCAAAAACCGGCAAATATGTATGTGGTTTGTATGGAAGCAGGAGAAGTTTTGTGCCTTACACTTGAAGGAAGGGAACAACTCTCGGTTGCGCTTCATAAAATGGAACACTTTTTTAGAATAAAACTGACCAAAGGTTTCATTGCACTTCAACAAAGGATTATTTCGTTACTTTCTAATAAACCGCAGCAGCGTTATAAAGAATTTGCAGCTCTTTATCCGGATCTAATGCAAAAAATTCCCAAGAAATATATTGCCGAATATCTGGGCGTTAGCCGCGAAACCCTAAGCAGGCTTTACTCTCACAATAAATAA
- a CDS encoding cell surface protein — MKINSFKILKLIMLFILFGFIACQTDREDEQGNENSAEILQETYTINRFKVLNITTDLPENSKFTWSIHDSVISQTSQLDFISPYLKNYPLTLKVETNGVVKTYQSIINVTKEPGNYSKYISNVFDFRPAIGQFTNGIPEYVAGNTETNLISAAKKSLVGANSTLISLGGFGGYVVFGFDHTIPNMDGRDFKVMGNAFWGTEANEARAGSCEPGIILVAYDKNKNGKPDEDEWYEIAGSEYFKNTTVKNYSITYFKPDSNKSPIAGTDFWQIDVEYIKWQDNLGNSGYKTKNGFHDQSYYPLWIADASYTLKGTRLEGNFYDQSGTGNYWVGKSLDFGYADNAPNNDEASNIDIAWAVDKNGNYVKLPGIDFVKIYTATNQEAGWLGEVSTEVAGAYDLYLN; from the coding sequence ATGAAAATAAATTCTTTTAAAATTTTAAAACTCATCATGCTCTTCATTCTTTTCGGATTTATAGCTTGTCAAACGGATAGAGAAGACGAACAGGGAAATGAAAATTCGGCAGAAATACTTCAGGAAACCTACACAATTAACCGATTTAAGGTTCTGAATATCACTACAGATTTACCGGAAAATTCAAAATTTACCTGGAGCATTCATGATTCTGTGATTTCGCAAACTTCACAGTTGGATTTTATCAGCCCGTATTTAAAAAATTATCCGCTCACTTTAAAAGTAGAAACGAATGGCGTCGTAAAAACATACCAATCGATTATTAATGTCACGAAAGAGCCCGGAAATTACAGCAAATACATATCCAATGTATTTGATTTTCGTCCCGCAATTGGTCAGTTTACCAACGGAATTCCGGAATATGTAGCAGGAAATACAGAAACTAATCTCATCAGCGCAGCAAAAAAATCGCTTGTTGGTGCAAATAGCACGTTGATATCCTTAGGTGGTTTTGGCGGTTATGTGGTTTTTGGTTTTGATCATACGATTCCCAATATGGACGGACGTGATTTTAAAGTTATGGGAAATGCATTTTGGGGAACTGAAGCCAATGAAGCCCGCGCCGGATCTTGTGAACCCGGAATTATTTTGGTGGCTTACGACAAAAATAAAAACGGAAAACCCGATGAAGATGAATGGTACGAAATTGCCGGAAGTGAATATTTTAAAAATACAACGGTAAAAAATTACAGCATAACGTATTTCAAACCAGACTCTAATAAATCTCCCATTGCAGGAACAGATTTTTGGCAAATAGATGTAGAATATATCAAATGGCAGGATAATCTTGGAAATTCAGGATACAAAACAAAAAATGGCTTTCACGATCAGAGTTATTATCCCTTATGGATTGCTGATGCGTCATACACACTTAAAGGAACAAGACTTGAAGGAAATTTTTACGATCAAAGCGGTACCGGAAATTATTGGGTAGGCAAATCGCTTGATTTTGGTTATGCAGATAATGCGCCAAATAACGACGAAGCTTCGAATATTGATATCGCCTGGGCGGTAGATAAAAACGGAAATTACGTAAAACTTCCCGGAATAGATTTCGTTAAAATTTATACAGCAACCAATCAGGAAGCAGGCTGGCTGGGAGAAGTTTCTACAGAAGTAGCCGGAGCATACGACTTATACCTTAACTAA
- a CDS encoding putative quinol monooxygenase: protein MENQNPIHVFATWKVKEGQIENVLNLLKTVHDESIKETGNLFYKIHQSNSDENTLILFEGYTNEAAIADHRNSPHFQDIVLQKIVPLLENREIVLTTPLVYL from the coding sequence ATGGAAAATCAAAATCCAATACATGTTTTTGCAACATGGAAAGTAAAAGAAGGTCAGATTGAAAACGTTTTAAACTTGCTAAAAACAGTACATGATGAAAGCATAAAAGAAACGGGAAATCTGTTTTATAAAATTCACCAAAGTAATTCAGATGAAAATACGCTAATATTATTTGAAGGATATACCAATGAAGCGGCAATCGCAGATCATAGAAATTCGCCTCATTTTCAGGATATAGTTTTACAAAAAATTGTTCCTTTATTAGAAAACAGAGAAATTGTTTTAACGACACCTTTAGTGTATTTATAA